In Hevea brasiliensis isolate MT/VB/25A 57/8 chromosome 13, ASM3005281v1, whole genome shotgun sequence, a single genomic region encodes these proteins:
- the LOC110660224 gene encoding peroxidase 16 codes for METKMSFLVLSFLLLLFPLLLPIASAQLRQNFYSQTCPNVESIVRSAVQQKFQQTFVTVPATLRLFAHDCFVRGCDASLLLSSPTNNAEKDHPDNLSLAGDGFDTVIKAKAAVDSVPQCRNKVSCADILSLATREVVALAGGPFYEVELGRRDGRISTKASVQHRLPSPDFNLDQLNSLFASLGLNQIDVIALSGAHTLGFSHCSRFSKRIYNFSPRNKIDPTLNLQYALQLRQMCPINVDPRIAINMDPTTPQKFDNAYYGNLVQGKGLFTADQVLFTDPRSRATVTQFASNNAAFQNAFVAAMTKLGRVGVLTGNQGEIREDCTRIN; via the exons ATGGAAACCAAAATGAGCTTCCTTGTTctatcttttcttcttcttctcttccctCTCCTTCTTCCTATTGCTTCTGCTCAACTAAGACAGAACTTTTATAGCCAAACATGTCCTAATGTGGAATCTATAGTTCGTTCTGCCGTTCAGCAAAAGTTCCAGCAAACCTTTGTTACTGTCCCTGCAACTCTTCGACTCTTCGCCCACGATTGTTTTGTTAGG GGATGTGATGCTTCGCTACTGCTAAGTTCGCCAACTAACAACGCTGAGAAGGATCACCCGGATAATCTTTCGCTTGCCGGCGATGGTTTTGACACGGTCATCAAGGCAAAGGCTGCCGTTGATAGTGTTCCTCAATGCAGGAACAAAGTTTCATGTGCTGATATACTATCCCTTGCTACAAGGGAAGTTGTAGCATTG GCAGGAGGACCATTTTATGAAGTGGAACTGGGGAGACGTGATGGGAGGATATCAACCAAGGCTAGTGTTCAACACAGGCTGCCAAGTCCTGACTTCAATTTAGACCAGCTCAATTCCTTGTTTGCTTCGCTTGGTCTTAACCAAATTGACGTCATTGCTTTATCAG GCGCACACACACTTGGGTTTTCTCACTGTAGCCGCTTCTCCAAAAGAATCTACAACTTCAGTCCCAGAAACAAGATTGACCCAACACTCAATCTTCAATATGCACTTCAGCTAAGGCAAATGTGCCCAATAAATGTAGACCCAAGAATTGCAATTAACATGGACCCAACCACACCTCAGAAATTTGACAATGCCTACTATGGAAACCTTGTGCAAGGAAAAGGGTTGTTCACTGCAGACCAGGTTCTGTTTACTGATCCAAGATCAAGAGCCACTGTCACCCAGTTTGCATCAAATAATGCAGCTTTTCAGAATGCTTTTGTGGCTGCCATGACGAAGCTTGGCAGAGTTGGGGTCTTGACAGGAAATCAAGGTGAAATCAGGGAAGATTGCACCCGTATCAACTAG
- the LOC131172120 gene encoding peroxidase 16-like: MKCLFLDYEAGHKACDITTHDTHRSMDVIAGGPFYPVELGRRDGRISTKASVQRRLPSPDFNLDQLNSLFASLGLNQTDVIALSGAHTLGFSHCSRFSKRIYNFSPRNKIDPTLNLQYALQLRQMCPINVDPRIAINMDPTTPQTFDNAYYGNLVQGKGLFTADQVLFTDPRSRATVTLFASNNAAFQNAFVASMTKLGRVGVLTGNQGEIREDCARIN, encoded by the exons ATGAAATGTCTCTTTCTTGATTATGAAGCAGGACATAAAGCCTGTGACATTACGACACATGATACTCATAGATCCATGGATGTCATT GCAGGAGGACCATTTTATCCAGTGGAACTGGGGAGACGTGATGGGAGGATATCAACCAAGGCTAGCGTTCAACGCAGGCTGCCAAGTCCTGACTTCAATTTAGACCAGCTCAATTCCTTGTTTGCTTCGCTTGGTCTTAACCAAACTGACGTCATTGCTTTATCAG GCGCACACACACTTGGGTTTTCTCACTGTAGCCGCTTCTCCAAAAGAATCTACAACTTCAGTCCCAGAAACAAGATTGACCCAACACTCAATCTTCAATATGCACTTCAGCTAAGGCAAATGTGCCCAATAAATGTAGACCCAAGAATTGCAATTAACATGGACCCAACCACACCCCAGACATTTGACAATGCCTACTATGGAAACCTTGTGCAAGGAAAAGGGTTGTTCACTGCAGACCAGGTTCTGTTTACTGATCCAAGATCAAGAGCCACTGTCACCCTGTTTGCATCAAATAATGCAGCTTTTCAGAATGCTTTTGTGGCTTCCATGACGAAGCTTGGCAGAGTTGGGGTCTTGACAGGAAATCAAGGTGAAATCAGGGAAGATTGCGCCCGTATCAACTAG
- the LOC131171869 gene encoding uncharacterized protein LOC131171869, translated as MGTKLEHAFNLPASSPNSNSSSVHCVDELDYLQTRGLNISFQIIGLDKNRSSVNDRMPQKHNVDFIKKTMQMHEVTFKQQVRELHRLYSIQKMLMDELNKEIKQNKKYRSPMSSSSDINVQSQFINQHNPTTQTSYLYSFNFQGLSPRERSSSCSGETRRMTTRGFDLERPAAEEDISTAVSTAIDDHRAAGASSFIPLKGNYKMSTYGSDQESEVELTLSIGGSSTSTSSKKMIMSTNKELGFSEQINKRTKELDSPASIKSEKGEDCSTPTTPMSSYSSTFDHERKQPHWLFQGLSLNRTT; from the exons ATGGGAACTAAACTTGAACATGCCTTCAATCTTCCAGCATCTTCACCAAATAGCAATAGCTCTAGTGTTCATTGTGTGGATGAACTGGACTATTTGCAAACTAGAGGGTTGAATATTAGCTTCCAAATTATTGGACTGGACAAGAATCGAAGCTCTGTTAATGACAGAATGCCCCAAAAACACAACGTAGATTTCATCAAAAAGACAATGCAGATGCATGAAGTTACATTCAAACAACAG GTGAGGGAGCTCCACAGGCTATACAGTATACAGAAGATGTTAATGGATGAGCTGAACAAAGAAATTAAACAGAATAAGAAGTACAGGAGTCCCATGAGTAGTAGTTCAGATATTAATGTTCAATCTCAATTCATTAACCAGCATAATCCCACAACACAAACTAGTTATCTGTATAGTTTTAACTTTCAAGGCTTGAGCCCAAGGGAAAGAAGCAGTAGTTGCTCAGGTGAGACCAGAAGAATGACTACAAGGGGATTTGATCTTGAGAGGCCTGCTGCAGAAGAAGACATATCAACTGCTGTTAGTACTGCCATTGATGATCACAGGGCAGCAGGGGCTAGCTCTTTCATCCCCTTGAAAGGGAATTATAAAATGAGCACCTATGGCTCCGATCAAGAAAGTGAAGTGGAGCTAACATTAAGCATTGGAGGCAGCAGTACCAGCACCAGCAGCAAGAAGATGATCATGTCCACAAATAAAGAACTGGGATTCTCTGAACAAATAAACAAGCGTACGAAGGAGCTTGATTCTCCTGCATCAATTAAGTCCGAAAAAGGAGAAGATTGCAGCACCCCAACAACCCCCATGAGCAGCTATAGTTCGACGTTTGATCATGAAAGAAAACAACCACATTGGCTTTTCCAAGGTTTAAGCTTGAACAGGACTACTTGA